Proteins co-encoded in one Gracilimonas sediminicola genomic window:
- the tnpA gene encoding IS200/IS605 family transposase, whose translation MSTYTQLLYQIVFSTKNRQPVLTKNNRKELYKYIWGILKNKQCHLYQINGVENHLHIITHIHPTVAISTLVKDIKLASSKFIKQNQLFTDFQGWQSGYGAFTYSIKAKDQLIEYVKNQEEHHKHRTFLEEYKALLSDHDISFDDRYLP comes from the coding sequence ATGAGCACATATACACAATTACTATATCAAATTGTTTTCAGTACTAAAAATAGACAACCTGTGTTGACCAAAAATAATAGAAAAGAGCTTTATAAATACATTTGGGGCATACTCAAGAATAAGCAATGTCATTTATATCAGATTAATGGGGTTGAAAACCATCTTCATATAATTACTCATATTCATCCGACTGTAGCTATTTCTACTTTAGTTAAAGACATAAAATTGGCTAGTAGTAAGTTTATAAAGCAGAATCAATTATTTACTGATTTTCAAGGTTGGCAGTCAGGGTATGGCGCTTTTACATATTCAATAAAGGCCAAAGATCAATTAATTGAATATGTGAAGAACCAAGAAGAGCATCACAAGCATCGTACCTTTTTAGAAGAATACAAAGCTCTTCTCAGTGACCATGATATTTCTTTTGATGATCGTTATTTACCCTAA
- a CDS encoding DUF58 domain-containing protein, translated as MIPKEILKKIRKLEIQTKGIVNTLFGGEYQSAFKGRGMEFSEVRAYTYGDDIRQIDWNVTARTGDPFIKVFEEEREQTLMLCIDISQSGTFGSQSQSKMDLAIELAAVLAFSAIKNSDKVGLVLFSDHIEKVVPPKKGRTHVLRLIRELYTTKPTGTGTDIADALSYINRLLDRRAIVVLTSDFQDKDFEKQLRITNQKHDLVSIMINDHLEDELPDVGLVKIRDAETGAEKMIDTSSRKVRKSYKIRRMEQKAYIHDKMLKMKIDAVEVQTNESYVQPLMNFFKRRGSRY; from the coding sequence ATGATCCCCAAGGAAATCCTCAAAAAGATTCGAAAGCTTGAAATCCAGACTAAAGGAATCGTGAATACTTTATTTGGCGGGGAATATCAGTCTGCCTTTAAAGGCCGTGGAATGGAGTTCTCGGAAGTCCGGGCATACACCTATGGGGATGATATCCGGCAAATAGACTGGAATGTGACGGCTCGTACCGGTGACCCGTTCATCAAAGTATTTGAGGAAGAGCGCGAACAAACACTCATGCTCTGTATAGATATCTCTCAAAGTGGAACCTTTGGCAGCCAAAGCCAAAGTAAAATGGATCTGGCCATTGAATTAGCCGCCGTGTTAGCCTTCAGCGCCATTAAAAACAGCGATAAGGTCGGGTTGGTTCTATTCAGCGACCATATTGAGAAAGTGGTTCCTCCCAAAAAAGGCCGGACGCACGTACTTCGCCTGATTCGGGAACTCTACACAACAAAACCCACCGGAACTGGTACAGACATTGCGGATGCACTTTCTTATATCAACAGGCTGCTGGACCGCAGAGCAATTGTGGTATTAACCTCTGATTTTCAGGATAAGGATTTCGAAAAGCAGCTGCGCATTACCAATCAAAAACATGACTTGGTTAGCATTATGATTAACGATCATTTGGAGGATGAGCTGCCGGATGTAGGATTGGTAAAGATCAGAGATGCAGAAACCGGAGCTGAGAAAATGATTGATACCTCAAGCCGGAAAGTTCGTAAGTCTTATAAAATCCGGCGTATGGAGCAGAAGGCTTATATACACGATAAAATGCTTAAGATGAAGATCGATGCCGTTGAGGTGCAAACCAACGAATCGTATGTGCAACCCCTGATGAACTTCTTTAAGCGTCGGGGCAGCCGCTACTGA
- a CDS encoding peptidoglycan DD-metalloendopeptidase family protein: MVNSGMKLGLGIGVFCLIATLSLTLYSNKNAELPELVISPDNMVEISEGVQLDPYGFNRINLEVEEGRVKRNESLYLILRDLDVSPQTIYEINQKSKGVFQSNRIKPGQKYLTYLDKESKGAQRLILHTNALDYVVFEWGNEVAVKTGQKEVTTRIAEASGVIESSLYETLVGQDVSALLGYRLSEIFAWQIDFFRLYPGDRFKVIYEEEFVDGEPFGIGKILAAEFTNKNETFDAFYFETDDRAGYYDREGNGVQKALMKAPFKYSQRVSSNFSHSRFHPVLKRRMPHYGVDYAAPLGTPVLSVGDGEVVEAQYRGANGNIVKIRHNGTYTTAYLHLNGFAKGIRAGQRVKQGQVIGYVGKTGRVTGVHLDYRIYKNGQPVNPLKVKLPPSKAIDGAQMEQFTNHIEDLKFQLSHIDEAGESTVASFAAP, encoded by the coding sequence ATGGTTAATAGTGGTATGAAGTTGGGTTTGGGAATTGGTGTGTTTTGTCTGATTGCGACACTTTCCCTTACACTCTATTCAAACAAAAATGCAGAATTGCCTGAGCTGGTAATTTCACCGGATAATATGGTCGAGATTTCGGAAGGGGTGCAACTTGATCCATATGGGTTCAACCGCATCAACCTTGAAGTTGAGGAAGGCCGGGTAAAGCGGAACGAGAGTTTGTACCTGATTCTCAGGGATTTAGATGTTTCACCTCAAACCATTTATGAGATCAATCAAAAATCGAAGGGTGTCTTTCAAAGCAACAGAATAAAGCCCGGTCAGAAGTATCTCACCTATCTTGATAAGGAATCTAAAGGCGCTCAACGACTGATATTACATACCAATGCGCTCGACTATGTTGTTTTTGAGTGGGGAAATGAGGTAGCGGTGAAAACCGGCCAAAAAGAGGTTACCACCCGTATTGCTGAAGCGAGCGGTGTCATTGAATCTTCTTTATATGAAACGCTGGTTGGTCAGGATGTAAGCGCACTTCTTGGATACCGATTAAGCGAGATTTTTGCCTGGCAGATTGATTTCTTCCGTTTATACCCGGGTGATAGATTTAAGGTGATTTATGAAGAAGAATTTGTAGATGGTGAACCTTTTGGAATTGGAAAAATCCTGGCGGCAGAGTTTACCAATAAAAATGAAACCTTCGATGCGTTCTATTTTGAAACGGACGACCGGGCCGGCTACTACGACCGTGAAGGAAATGGCGTGCAAAAAGCCCTGATGAAAGCACCGTTCAAGTATTCACAAAGAGTAAGTTCAAACTTCTCACACAGTCGTTTCCATCCCGTTCTTAAGAGAAGAATGCCTCACTATGGGGTTGATTATGCAGCACCGCTTGGTACACCCGTGCTTTCTGTTGGGGATGGAGAAGTAGTTGAAGCCCAATATCGAGGGGCTAATGGTAATATTGTCAAAATCCGTCATAACGGAACCTACACAACCGCGTATTTACACTTAAATGGTTTTGCTAAAGGGATACGTGCAGGGCAAAGAGTAAAACAAGGGCAGGTAATAGGATATGTCGGAAAAACCGGAAGGGTAACGGGCGTGCATTTAGATTACCGTATTTATAAAAACGGACAGCCTGTAAACCCGCTTAAAGTTAAGCTGCCACCTTCAAAAGCAATTGATGGCGCTCAAATGGAGCAATTCACCAATCATATCGAAGACCTGAAATTTCAGCTCAGCCATATTGATGAAGCAGGGGAGTCAACGGTAGCCTCATTTGCCGCACCTTGA
- a CDS encoding vWA domain-containing protein codes for MEFANPQWFWALLVLPVLIGLYLYRYFAHKQATLSFSSLELLEDLPGNWKSHLHWVHALFLWAGIGFLIIALARPQERLTTVERNAEGIDIVLVLDMSTSMRAEDLKPNRFEAARNVAKSFVDKRNSDRIGLVTFAMKSFTVVPPTLDYRLLKSLLDDLEMGVIEDGTAIGMGIATAINRLKESEAESKVIILLTDGQNNAGEIDPVTAADLAVTYGIKIYTIGAGTRGTAPYPIQDPIFGRRYQNIQVNIDEEMLTQVANLTDGKYFRATDSEQLENIYAEIDELEKSEVEELIYTDYEDLYARYLGLSLGFLFLSFLLSKTILNGIENS; via the coding sequence ATGGAGTTTGCGAATCCACAATGGTTTTGGGCGTTACTGGTTCTTCCGGTTCTTATTGGATTGTACCTGTACCGATACTTTGCCCATAAACAGGCTACCCTATCGTTTTCATCGCTTGAACTGCTGGAAGATTTACCCGGAAACTGGAAATCACACCTCCATTGGGTTCATGCACTTTTTCTGTGGGCGGGAATCGGTTTTTTGATTATCGCACTGGCGCGACCTCAGGAACGCCTTACTACCGTTGAGCGCAATGCAGAAGGAATTGATATCGTGCTTGTATTGGATATGTCCACCTCAATGCGGGCTGAAGATTTAAAACCCAACCGCTTTGAAGCGGCCCGGAATGTGGCCAAGAGCTTTGTTGACAAGCGTAATTCTGACCGAATCGGGCTGGTTACATTTGCCATGAAAAGTTTCACTGTGGTACCACCTACTCTCGATTACCGATTGCTCAAAAGCTTACTCGATGATCTGGAAATGGGCGTTATTGAGGACGGCACGGCCATTGGAATGGGAATCGCTACCGCTATAAACCGGCTGAAAGAAAGTGAAGCCGAAAGTAAGGTTATCATCTTACTTACGGATGGTCAGAATAATGCCGGAGAAATTGACCCTGTTACCGCAGCCGACCTGGCTGTGACGTATGGCATTAAGATATACACTATTGGTGCCGGAACCCGCGGAACAGCTCCTTATCCTATTCAGGACCCGATTTTCGGACGTAGATATCAAAATATTCAGGTGAACATTGATGAGGAAATGCTCACCCAGGTAGCCAACTTAACCGATGGAAAGTACTTTCGGGCAACTGATTCTGAACAGCTTGAGAATATCTACGCTGAAATTGACGAGCTCGAAAAATCAGAGGTGGAAGAACTCATCTATACCGATTATGAAGATTTATATGCCCGTTACCTTGGGCTTTCCCTTGGATTTCTATTTCTCAGCTTTCTGCTCAGCAAAACCATTTTAAACGGGATTGAAAACTCCTGA
- the mfd gene encoding transcription-repair coupling factor — MSISSIKDQLQKNGIFDRVYEEISEQKKLTLKKSIGALNSFLLNALSTRKKNVLVISETDEGARFLKADLDVISNENPVILFPSSNKKPYDRQQLKDTSLLVQRSEALQAISDHESKIVITSVEAIGEKIAPPSTLNEVSLVLEKGQEVDLEKFREQLVDQGYSPVKFVDEPGEFAVRGGILDVFPYSGEYPLRLEFFGDELDTIREFDADSQRSIAFLNQARIIPDLTNLPETEKSSFLSYFDVDTLLVTSNKDLIVSEIGKNYETAVEAYDEHEADDDLSLPEELYLSEDVFEGELGEFTHQLFVANVGASEKEDKTLTLETKPQPDFHGNFKLLRENITKNSSNGLNTIILCDNEGQRDRFEELLGEASQEFKYLLVVETLHEGFIYEPAKLAVYTDHQIFNRYHRPKTKRRRFHGGISFKELKDLSLGDFVVHVDYGIGKFMGFKKINVKNTEQEVVVLQYKDDSTLYVNVTSLHKLQKYSGKEGTAPRITKLGSGAWARKKAQTKKKVKDIARELIQLYAKRKAETAHDFSSDNEWQTELEANFEFEETPDQYDAIEAVKNDMESKHPMDRLVCGDVGFGKTEVAVRAAFKAVLDHKQVALLVPTTILAEQHAKTFMRRMEKFPVRIEALSRFRTSKEQKESIKKLKEGELDIVIGTHRLLSKDVEFKDLGLIIVDEEQRFGVSAKEKLKNFRASVDVLTLTATPIPRTLQFSLMGARDLSVINTPPPNRQPVYTEIHSFDEELIRDAILQEISRGGQVFFIHNRVKNIEEIAEMVRRLAPDIRVRFGHGQMTGSQLDKIITDFYQHKFDVLVSTNIVENGIDIANANTIIINQANNFGLAELHQLRGRVGRSNRKAFCYLITNPIQTLSTEARKRLLALEEFSDLGSGFNIAMRDLDIRGAGDILGAEQSGFINDIGFDLYTKILNDAVKELKQSEFSDMFDDVEIEVELPETTVEFDETALLPQNYVSDNVERLNLYRKLSQANTEKEIEEWKDEIVDRFGPAPKEAKYLILASKIRLFASRNFFTKVTIRADRMWLVCPKQETEMGANFFDSGKFQDILEKLEVTKKDKFQVVQKKDTVRFVVQDIPDIESAYEYLKKLAMSELHA, encoded by the coding sequence ATGAGTATATCTTCAATTAAAGATCAACTTCAGAAAAACGGGATTTTTGATCGTGTTTATGAGGAGATTTCCGAGCAGAAAAAACTCACCCTCAAGAAAAGCATTGGTGCACTGAACAGCTTTTTGCTGAATGCTCTATCTACCCGAAAAAAGAATGTGTTGGTGATTTCTGAAACAGATGAAGGAGCCCGGTTTCTTAAAGCCGATCTGGATGTAATCAGTAATGAAAACCCGGTCATCCTATTCCCTTCCTCCAATAAGAAACCATATGACCGACAACAACTTAAAGACACCAGCTTATTAGTTCAGCGGTCTGAAGCACTACAGGCTATTTCTGATCATGAGTCGAAGATTGTTATTACTTCGGTGGAAGCAATTGGAGAGAAAATAGCGCCACCCTCTACACTCAATGAAGTTAGCCTGGTACTGGAAAAAGGACAGGAAGTGGATCTGGAAAAGTTCAGAGAGCAGCTTGTGGATCAGGGGTATAGCCCCGTTAAGTTTGTGGACGAACCCGGTGAGTTTGCCGTTCGTGGAGGTATCCTGGATGTATTCCCTTATTCCGGAGAATATCCTTTGCGGCTTGAGTTCTTTGGGGATGAACTGGATACCATTCGTGAATTTGATGCCGATTCTCAGCGATCGATTGCCTTTCTCAATCAGGCTCGCATCATACCGGATCTTACCAACCTCCCGGAAACAGAGAAATCAAGCTTTCTCTCCTATTTTGATGTAGATACACTGCTGGTTACCTCCAACAAGGATTTGATTGTATCAGAAATTGGGAAAAACTACGAAACGGCCGTTGAAGCTTATGACGAACATGAAGCCGATGATGATTTATCGCTTCCTGAGGAGCTTTATCTTTCAGAAGATGTATTTGAGGGTGAGTTGGGAGAATTTACCCATCAGCTGTTTGTAGCTAATGTTGGTGCATCAGAAAAAGAGGACAAAACCCTTACGCTGGAAACCAAGCCCCAGCCCGACTTTCACGGTAATTTCAAACTATTACGTGAGAATATCACTAAGAACTCTTCCAATGGGCTGAATACCATTATTCTTTGTGATAACGAAGGCCAAAGAGACCGTTTTGAAGAACTGCTCGGGGAGGCCAGCCAGGAATTTAAATATCTGCTGGTGGTAGAAACGCTTCACGAGGGTTTTATCTATGAACCCGCCAAATTAGCCGTTTATACGGATCACCAGATCTTTAACCGATACCACCGTCCAAAAACCAAGAGAAGACGCTTCCATGGGGGAATTTCCTTCAAAGAACTGAAGGATTTGAGCCTCGGTGATTTCGTGGTCCATGTAGATTATGGAATCGGGAAGTTTATGGGCTTCAAAAAGATCAACGTAAAAAATACGGAACAGGAAGTTGTAGTGCTTCAATACAAGGATGATTCCACTCTTTACGTAAACGTGACCAGCCTTCATAAACTGCAAAAATACTCCGGCAAAGAAGGAACCGCTCCCAGAATTACCAAACTGGGTTCGGGTGCCTGGGCTCGCAAAAAAGCGCAGACCAAGAAGAAAGTTAAAGACATTGCCCGCGAGCTTATCCAATTGTATGCCAAGAGAAAAGCGGAAACAGCTCACGACTTTTCATCGGATAATGAATGGCAAACAGAACTGGAAGCCAACTTTGAATTTGAGGAAACACCGGATCAGTACGATGCCATTGAAGCCGTGAAAAATGATATGGAAAGTAAGCATCCAATGGACCGGCTTGTTTGTGGAGATGTTGGATTTGGAAAAACAGAAGTTGCCGTTCGCGCTGCCTTTAAAGCCGTACTCGATCATAAACAGGTGGCTTTACTTGTCCCCACTACCATCCTGGCTGAGCAGCATGCCAAAACGTTTATGCGGCGAATGGAGAAGTTTCCCGTACGGATTGAAGCCCTCTCCCGCTTCAGAACTTCCAAGGAGCAAAAGGAATCCATTAAAAAGCTTAAGGAAGGCGAACTCGATATCGTGATTGGCACACACCGGTTACTATCAAAGGATGTTGAATTTAAAGACCTGGGACTCATCATTGTGGATGAAGAGCAACGGTTCGGGGTTTCAGCCAAAGAAAAACTCAAAAACTTCCGGGCCTCGGTAGATGTCCTCACCCTCACAGCCACACCCATCCCCAGAACATTGCAATTCTCACTGATGGGTGCTCGTGACCTCAGCGTCATCAATACCCCACCACCAAACCGACAACCTGTTTACACAGAAATACACAGCTTTGACGAAGAACTGATCCGGGATGCGATTTTGCAGGAGATATCGCGGGGCGGACAAGTGTTCTTCATTCATAATCGGGTCAAGAATATTGAAGAGATAGCAGAGATGGTAAGACGTCTTGCTCCCGATATAAGGGTGCGGTTCGGTCATGGTCAAATGACTGGCTCCCAACTGGATAAGATAATCACCGATTTCTATCAGCATAAGTTTGATGTGCTGGTTTCCACCAACATTGTGGAGAATGGAATAGACATTGCCAATGCAAATACCATCATCATCAACCAGGCCAATAATTTCGGACTGGCCGAGCTTCACCAGTTACGGGGAAGAGTCGGGCGATCGAACCGTAAAGCCTTTTGTTATCTTATAACCAATCCCATCCAAACCCTAAGTACAGAAGCCAGGAAACGACTATTAGCCCTGGAGGAGTTTTCTGATCTCGGATCCGGTTTCAATATTGCCATGCGTGATCTTGATATCCGCGGAGCGGGTGATATACTGGGAGCCGAACAAAGCGGCTTTATCAACGACATCGGCTTTGATCTGTACACAAAGATTCTGAATGATGCTGTCAAAGAGCTAAAACAGTCCGAATTCAGCGATATGTTCGATGATGTGGAAATTGAAGTTGAATTACCTGAAACTACGGTAGAATTTGATGAAACCGCCCTCCTGCCTCAAAATTACGTGTCTGATAACGTTGAGCGATTAAATCTTTATCGCAAGCTCTCCCAGGCTAATACCGAAAAAGAGATTGAAGAATGGAAAGATGAAATTGTTGACCGCTTTGGTCCTGCACCTAAAGAAGCCAAATATCTTATCCTGGCCAGTAAAATTCGATTATTTGCATCCCGAAACTTCTTTACAAAAGTTACCATACGGGCTGATAGAATGTGGCTGGTTTGCCCAAAACAGGAAACTGAAATGGGAGCAAACTTCTTTGATTCAGGTAAATTTCAGGATATCCTTGAGAAACTGGAAGTTACCAAGAAAGACAAGTTTCAGGTGGTTCAAAAGAAAGATACTGTACGCTTCGTAGTACAGGATATCCCGGACATTGAATCCGCATATGAATACCTTAAAAAATTGGCTATGAGTGAGTTGCATGCCTGA
- a CDS encoding L-threonylcarbamoyladenylate synthase — translation MPDLSTYIDLIKQGNVVAFPTETVYGLGADAWNPTAIQKIFSIKGRPSDNPLIVHVSEEEQVHEFSDQIPDSAHVLIEEFWPGPLSLVLPKKPEVLDAVTAGLDTVAIRMPDHDIALEFISETGPLVAPSANKSGRPSPTKAEHVKADFGDDFPVIDGKATKVGLESTVLDLTGDQPEILRPGSISRKQIEDVLGFTVHESFFAHMERPKSPGQKYSHYKPKAEVRWLEVLEKTDDPECLYLLLSSDVYDSVNIIDFNNDLDRLARQIYDRFRQADIEGYSAVAIENFQDMDHPIIPALLNRVQKAIG, via the coding sequence ATGCCTGACCTTAGTACATATATAGATCTTATTAAACAAGGTAATGTCGTAGCATTTCCAACCGAAACGGTGTACGGTCTTGGAGCGGATGCCTGGAATCCCACGGCCATCCAGAAGATATTTTCCATTAAAGGCCGTCCTTCTGACAACCCGTTGATTGTTCATGTTTCTGAGGAAGAGCAAGTGCATGAATTTTCTGATCAAATTCCGGATTCAGCACATGTTTTGATCGAAGAGTTCTGGCCCGGACCTCTTTCCCTGGTGTTACCCAAAAAGCCTGAAGTTTTGGATGCCGTCACCGCCGGTTTGGATACCGTAGCCATTCGAATGCCTGATCACGACATTGCGCTGGAATTTATTTCCGAAACCGGGCCGTTGGTCGCACCCAGTGCGAATAAATCTGGCAGACCCAGCCCTACCAAAGCAGAGCACGTGAAGGCTGATTTTGGAGATGATTTTCCGGTTATCGATGGAAAAGCAACGAAAGTAGGATTGGAATCAACGGTTCTGGATTTGACGGGCGATCAGCCTGAAATCCTTCGTCCGGGAAGCATCAGCCGCAAACAGATTGAAGACGTATTGGGTTTTACTGTCCATGAATCCTTCTTTGCGCATATGGAACGACCTAAGAGTCCGGGACAGAAGTATTCCCATTATAAACCAAAGGCAGAGGTACGCTGGCTGGAAGTTCTGGAAAAAACTGATGATCCAGAGTGCCTCTATCTGCTTTTAAGCTCTGATGTTTACGATTCGGTCAACATCATCGATTTCAACAACGATTTAGACCGCTTAGCCCGGCAGATATACGACCGATTCCGTCAGGCTGATATTGAAGGATACTCGGCAGTAGCCATTGAGAACTTTCAGGATATGGATCATCCTATTATACCGGCTCTGTTAAATAGAGTACAGAAAGCTATCGGTTAG
- a CDS encoding M42 family metallopeptidase, with amino-acid sequence MAKQNERDFLEELLITPSPTGYEKEGVKVWKEYVEQFADEVVTDAYGSAAGKINMSGDVATVMLEAHCDEIGMVVQHITDQGYVYVNKLGGSDSTIARAKKVFIHNKRGRVVGVTGNTAIHLQDNKNGGGKQPAWKDIYVDIGVSSKEEALELVQIGDPITYTSDTEFLSDDRLTARALDNRIGGYIIAEAMRKISKQKKDLKVNVIALNSIQEEVGGFGARMMSYRFMPDVALVTDVTHATDTPGIDQKEHGTVELGKGPTIQHGGANHPKVVEFLEDVCEKNDIDIQHEATSVRTGTDTDSIFYQQTGIPSALVSLPLRYMHSPVEICSMKDVDALVDVMVKAVLSMRPDQTFGVFED; translated from the coding sequence ATGGCCAAGCAGAATGAACGCGATTTTTTAGAAGAACTACTCATCACACCAAGCCCAACCGGATATGAAAAAGAAGGGGTAAAAGTCTGGAAGGAGTATGTGGAACAGTTTGCAGATGAGGTGGTGACGGATGCATACGGTTCAGCAGCCGGTAAAATCAATATGAGTGGGGATGTAGCTACCGTTATGCTGGAAGCCCATTGTGACGAAATCGGCATGGTGGTGCAGCATATCACCGATCAGGGCTATGTTTATGTGAACAAATTGGGTGGAAGTGATTCGACCATTGCGCGTGCGAAAAAAGTTTTTATTCACAATAAAAGAGGACGGGTAGTTGGCGTTACCGGAAACACGGCCATTCACCTCCAAGACAATAAAAACGGCGGAGGTAAGCAGCCCGCTTGGAAAGATATTTATGTGGATATTGGAGTTTCGTCCAAAGAAGAGGCTCTGGAGCTGGTGCAGATCGGAGATCCAATTACATATACATCAGATACGGAGTTTCTGAGTGATGACCGGCTTACTGCCCGAGCTTTGGATAATCGTATTGGCGGGTACATCATTGCTGAAGCCATGCGGAAAATCAGTAAGCAGAAGAAAGATCTTAAGGTGAATGTAATTGCCCTGAACTCCATACAAGAGGAGGTAGGAGGATTCGGAGCACGGATGATGAGTTACCGTTTTATGCCGGATGTGGCTTTAGTGACCGATGTAACTCACGCAACGGATACACCCGGAATAGATCAGAAAGAACATGGAACAGTAGAATTGGGCAAGGGACCAACTATTCAGCATGGTGGAGCTAATCACCCAAAAGTGGTTGAATTCCTGGAAGATGTTTGTGAGAAGAACGATATCGACATACAGCATGAGGCTACCAGCGTGAGAACCGGAACCGATACTGACAGTATTTTCTACCAGCAGACCGGTATTCCAAGTGCATTGGTCTCATTACCGCTCAGATATATGCATTCTCCGGTCGAAATTTGCTCTATGAAGGACGTGGATGCTTTAGTTGACGTGATGGTCAAAGCTGTACTCTCGATGCGCCCAGATCAAACGTTTGGGGTTTTTGAAGACTAA
- a CDS encoding acyl-CoA thioesterase: MFRPEYNPDTFYHWTEIPVRFRDLDPLNHVNNALFNTYLEEARIQFLGEVGQMQNEFTEGKTFVLVKITIEYLKQITFPSTLLVGTGVGEVGNSSIEAVQGIYDKKSKDLMGVAKSTGVWYDINKKRPTRLPEIENLGDMVVGE; this comes from the coding sequence ATGTTTAGACCTGAATATAACCCTGACACTTTTTATCACTGGACCGAAATCCCTGTTCGTTTTCGGGACCTGGATCCACTGAATCATGTAAATAATGCCCTGTTTAACACTTATCTGGAGGAAGCCCGGATACAGTTTTTGGGTGAAGTTGGGCAGATGCAAAATGAATTCACAGAAGGCAAAACCTTTGTACTGGTGAAGATTACCATAGAATACCTCAAACAGATTACTTTTCCCTCCACCTTACTGGTTGGCACAGGCGTGGGTGAAGTAGGAAACTCCAGTATTGAAGCGGTTCAGGGAATCTACGATAAGAAATCGAAAGACCTGATGGGGGTAGCGAAATCAACCGGTGTTTGGTATGATATCAATAAAAAGCGCCCTACCCGCCTCCCGGAAATTGAAAATTTAGGCGATATGGTTGTTGGGGAGTGA
- a CDS encoding HD domain-containing protein gives MDKSTRYKIFNDPIHGFITVPKGPILRLIDHPYVQRLRRIRQLGLGYLVFPAAEHSRFSHALGALELGQRVLNNLREKDTTISQPEYEGTLMAILLHDVGHGPLSHTLEHTLIKDFNHEMMSLSIMKELNKEFHGALDTAIDIFTNQHKKKFLHQLISSQLDLDRLDYLRRDSFFTGVSEGTVGINRILKTMRVFKGNIVIEKKGIYAVENYIIARRLMYMQVYQHKTVLSADFLLRSIFKRVHHLIADGKELDFASPALQYFLTEQPSAKKTITKQMIDRYAEMDDHDVYLSIKIWKKCGDKILSNLCHRFLNRDLFRTTFLDKKPTKAQLNEITQKTQKALKRLRLPTDETAVEHYLGFENSYSEAYKYKNESIWILEDEKAIEFSKAAETKNIIALTEPVVKHYCVHLKDISI, from the coding sequence ATGGATAAAAGCACACGGTATAAAATTTTCAATGATCCGATTCATGGGTTTATCACCGTTCCAAAAGGTCCGATTCTTAGACTCATCGACCACCCTTATGTGCAGCGATTGAGGAGAATCCGTCAGCTGGGGCTTGGTTACCTTGTTTTCCCGGCCGCCGAACATTCCCGGTTTTCACATGCTTTAGGCGCCCTTGAGTTAGGTCAGCGCGTGCTAAACAACCTTCGTGAAAAGGATACCACCATTAGTCAGCCCGAATACGAAGGGACATTGATGGCGATTTTACTTCACGATGTAGGCCACGGCCCCCTTTCTCACACTCTGGAGCATACTTTGATAAAGGACTTCAACCATGAGATGATGAGCTTGTCCATCATGAAAGAGCTCAATAAGGAGTTTCATGGAGCGCTGGACACCGCCATCGATATTTTCACCAATCAGCACAAGAAGAAGTTTCTGCATCAGTTGATTTCTTCCCAGCTCGATTTAGATCGCCTCGATTACCTTCGACGGGATAGTTTTTTTACCGGTGTTTCGGAAGGTACGGTAGGTATCAACCGGATTTTGAAGACCATGCGGGTTTTCAAAGGGAACATTGTGATTGAAAAGAAAGGAATATATGCTGTTGAGAATTACATTATCGCCCGCCGTTTGATGTACATGCAGGTGTACCAACACAAAACTGTTTTAAGTGCAGATTTTTTACTTCGAAGCATATTTAAGCGGGTACATCATCTAATTGCTGACGGAAAGGAACTGGATTTTGCCTCACCGGCCCTTCAGTATTTCCTGACCGAACAGCCTTCAGCCAAGAAAACAATCACTAAACAAATGATTGACCGTTACGCTGAAATGGATGACCACGATGTGTACTTAAGTATAAAAATCTGGAAGAAATGCGGAGATAAAATTCTGTCGAATCTCTGCCACCGGTTTCTAAATCGGGATTTATTCCGAACCACCTTTCTGGATAAGAAACCCACCAAAGCCCAGCTGAATGAAATCACCCAGAAAACTCAAAAAGCGCTAAAAAGACTTCGATTGCCTACAGATGAAACAGCTGTGGAACATTATCTGGGTTTTGAAAACAGCTATTCAGAAGCCTACAAATATAAGAATGAGAGCATCTGGATTTTGGAGGACGAGAAGGCTATTGAGTTCTCTAAAGCTGCAGAAACAAAAAATATTATAGCTTTAACAGAACCCGTTGTAAAACACTACTGCGTGCACCTAAAAGATATCAGCATTTAA